One Novosphingobium sp. 9U genomic window, CTCGCCATCGGGTACTTCACGCAGTACCAGGTCGAGGAACTGGCCGGCAGCGACACGCCGCTGGTGCACATGACCCGCGCGATGGACGGCAAGCCGACGGCGCAGGTCCGCGGCCAGCTCGGGCGTTTCGGCTTTTCGGGCGAGCGCGCGCTGACGCCGGTGTCGAAGCTCTCGGGCGGCGAGCGCGCGCGCCTGGCGCTGGCCCTGGTCACGCGCGATGCACCGCACCTGCTGATCCTGGACGAGCCGACCAACCACCTCGACGTCGATGCGCGCGAGGCGCTGGTGCAGGCGCTCAATGCCTATGAAGGCGCGGTGATCCTGATCAGCCACGACCGCCACATGGTCGAGCTGACCGCGGATCGCCTGGTGCTCGTCGATGGCGGTGAGGCGCGCGAGTATGCGGGGTCCATGAACGATTACATGGACTTCGTGCTCGGCCGCAACCAGCCCAAGGCGGACGGCAAGGGCAAGACGAAGGACAAGCCGGCGCCTGCCGACCAGAAGGCGGTCGCCGCCAACTGGAAGGAGCACAAGGAGCTGCAGAAGCAGTCCTCGAAGCTGGAGAACGCCATCGCCAAGGCCCAGGCCAAGGTCGCGGAGATCGAGGCGGCGATGGTGACGCCCGTTGCCAAGCCGCATCCGTTGGGCGGGCTGACTTCCGGCCAGCTGTCACAGCAAAGGGCGCAGGCACTCAAGGACCTGGATAAGGTCGAAGCCGAGTGGATGGCGTTAAGTGAGAAGCTCGAGGCTTACGCTTAGCGCACTGGCGCTATCCGCTAAACTGTGTGGCCGGTCTCTCCTTTATCATCCCCGCCTCCACGGGGATGATAAAGGATCGAGGATTATAGCCCCTTCGCCATGTTCAGGTGTGCGGTCACGATCGGCACCAGGGTGGTGGCAAAGCTCTTGAGCGAAGGCACGTCGCCACTGGCCGAATAGGCCTTCAGCGTGTCCAGCGTCATCTGGTGCGCGTCGGTCTGGGCCTTGGCATAGGCCGTGTCGAACTCGGCGCCCGACTTGGTGCCCAGATCGTCCAGCGTCTGCTGCTGCATGGCGGTCAGCTTGGGCGCGGGCGTGATCGCGGGCGAAGCAGAGGCGGCGGCTGCCTTCAGCTTGGCCGTGGAGTCGGTGTGCGCCTTGATCATCTGCTCCGCGAAAGTCTTCACCTTCGCCGACTTTGCCTTGCTGGCCGCAAGCTTGGAACTTTCGATCTCGAACTGATCGCTGGCCGCTGCGGTGTCGGCGAAGACTTGGCCCGGAGTCGCAGCCGGCGTTGCTGCGGCCATCGCGTCGTCGGTCGCGGCAGAGGTCGCAGCAACATCGCCTGCGGGAGCCTCTGATTTCTTGCACCCGGCAAGCGAGAGCGCGGCAA contains:
- a CDS encoding DUF4142 domain-containing protein, producing the protein MKHTLVLAVSIAALSLAGCKKSEAPAGDVAATSAATDDAMAAATPAATPGQVFADTAAASDQFEIESSKLAASKAKSAKVKTFAEQMIKAHTDSTAKLKAAAASASPAITPAPKLTAMQQQTLDDLGTKSGAEFDTAYAKAQTDAHQMTLDTLKAYSASGDVPSLKSFATTLVPIVTAHLNMAKGL